A window of Pullulanibacillus sp. KACC 23026 genomic DNA:
TTAGGCGAGTTCCTCTTGATACATTTTCTGTAAAAACATAAGCCGCAAGCCCAAACGGTGTGTCGTTAGCAAGCCTGATCGCTTCTTCATCCGTCTCATATTTTTGTATAGGCGCTACTGGTCCAAAGGTTTCGATATGCATGACTTCCATATCAGCGGTCACACCTGCAAGTACAGTGGGTTCAAAGAAATACGTTTCTTTCTCGTCATCAGCTATCCCTTTTCCGCCTACCACGCAGGTTGCTCCCTTTTCAATAGCTTCCTTCACTTGACGTTCAACCTTCTCATAACCTGATTGATCAATGAGAGGTCCAACCTCTACGCCTTCTTCCAAGCCATTTCCGAGCTTCAATTGCGCCACTTTTTTTGAAAAGCGATCTACAAATGCCTCATAAATGCCAGATTGAACATAAAACCGATTGGCACATACACAAGTTTGGCCACTGTTGCGAAACTTAGAGGCAATAGCCATATCCACAGCCTTGTTTAAGTCCGCATCATCACAAATAATGACCGGTGCATGGCCGCCTAGCTCAAGTGACATTTTTTTAATTTGCTCAGCGCCTTGCTTCATAAGAAGACGCCCCACCTCAGTAGAACCTGTAAATGTAATTTTGCGAACTCTGCTATCTTTCATGAACGCCTTGCTAATGGCTTCTGGATTACCGCAGACGACATTAAATACACCTTCTGGAATACCTGCCTGTTCAGCGAGTTCAGCTAAACGCATTGCCGTCAAAGGGGTTTGCTCGGGCGGTTTGACGATAAACGTACATCCGGCAGCAAGTGCAGGCGCTAACTTTCGGGTAATCATGGCGGCCGGAAAATTCCATGGCGTAATGGCACCAACCACGCCTACCGGTTGTTTAATGACTCTAATCCGATGGTTTTCGCTTTTTCCAGGAACGATTCGCCCATAAATTCGTTTTCCTTCTTCGGCAAACCACTCGACAAAGGAGGCGGCATACCGCACTTCACCCATTGCTTCTTTATATGGTTTTCCATTTTCCTCTGTCATTAATTTGGCAAGCTCATCTTCGTATTCAAGCATTAATTCAAAAAAGCGTTTAAGGATATTCCCTCGCTCTTCAGCTGTTCTTTTTGACCAATCGGCAAACGCTTGGTGGGCTGCTTCGATGGCCTGCTCCGTTTCCTTTTCCCCTGCAATAGGTACCGTACCTACTTTTTCACCAGTTGCCGGGTTCTTAACGATGATCTTCTCAAGACCTTCTCCCGTCCATTTACCACCAATATAGTTTAAGTAATCATACATGGTACCTCACTCCTTCTACCTAATCTTTCCTATCTAGTATACCTTTTTCGCCAGATAAGTGGAAAAACCCTGCTTAATATAGGTGGGGACAACCTCTTCAAGTCGCTCTTTAACAATTAATGGGGACAGACCTCTTTTCTTTCAATAGAGGTCTGTCCCCTCAGCAATTTAGCATTCGTTTTCTAATCGGACATATCGGGCGCCATCAAAAAACCAGAGACCGACCTCTTGAACGGGCTGTTTCCAGATTCGTTCGATGGCTTGACGATAGAGAGTCATCGGAACATGATAACGGGTTTGGAGATGTTCGACCGTTTCCTGCTCGGTTTGAAATCGGCCGGCTAATCGGTCGGTTTTATAATCCAATAAATTCCACCCTGACTCATCAAGAAAAAGGCAGTCTATAACCCCTTGAACCATAATCGATTCCACATCGCCTGTCCAATCTGGCTGAATGTCTTCAATCGGAAGTTTTAATGAGAAAGGCTGTTCTCGAATAATTTTATTGGAGGCCACTAATCTCTCCCCAACATCTGATTGGAAGAAAGCCGCCACTTCTTCTAATAACAGTCGGCTTGCTTCCTCTTCAAGAATCAGCTCATCTCGAACCATTCGCGCTCTCTCTTTCTCAAGTTCCTCGATGGTCAATCCCGGCCTTAAGGTTACCAATTGCATAAAGCGGTGGGTCAATGTCCCTAATTCTGCTGCCGTGGACTCCTGTTTGCTTAAGAAGGCTGGCCGGTCTCCAATAGGCCGACGAAATTGACGAATTAATTGTTCGCCTGCTCCTTCACTGAATTGATCCTGTTGCCTTTTAATCTCAGTAACCGTTAATTTAGACATCTGCATGGTAGCTGCCAGATTGGGATAGGACCATTCTAATCGGCGAGTCACCTCTTCTTCCCAATCCGAAGAGTCCAGATCAACAGGTAACCATTTACTTAGACGCACCTCTTTTTCTCGACTTTCAATCACTTTGTCCGTTTGACGAATGACGGTGTTGGCCGGATGCAAAAAGCACGACCATGATGAGGGATGCGTGCTAACAGGGCTGTCCAGACGCGGTGAATAACCTGATACATCATGAAAAAGCTTGGCAGTTGAATGCCTGAGGACAGCTGGCCCGACCCAATCTAAATAACGATTTCCTCTTGATCTGTAGTAAGCGGGCAGCACCCACCCGCGCTCAAGGGCAGATAAGCGCCACTTCTGTAAGGCTTTTTCTGCATCAGGAACGGTGCCGACTAACATTAATTTTTCCCGAGCGCGAGTTAACGCCACATAAAGCACCCGCATTTCTTCCGCAATCGTTTCTCTTTCTATTTGCTGCTTGATAGCGGAATGAGCCAATGTCGGCAATGTATAGCGCGCCTCTGGGTCCACGAATTTGGTCCCAAAGCCAAGCGACTTGTGAAGCAAGGTTTTTCCGTAAACATCCCGCTTATTAAACTGCTTATTCATTCCGGCTACAAAAACAACCGGAAATTCAAGACCTTTACTTTTGTGGATGGTCATGATGCGAACAACATCCTCTTGCTCGCTCAAGGCCCTTGCCTCACCCAAATCGCTCCCGCGTTCCTGAAGGCGTTCGATAAAACGGAGAAAACGGAAGAGACCTCTAAAAGTGGTTTGTTCATATTGCCTTGCTCGGTCATAGAGCGCCTTCAGATTGGCTTGACGCTGCTCGCCTCCCGCTAATCCCGCTACATAATCGTAATACCCCGTTGTTCTATAGATAGACCAAATTAGATCTGCTAAAGCCCCTTGTCTTGCCTGATTACGCCAAGTCTGTAAGTGTGTGTAAAAATCATTCAGCTTACTATATAAAGGATGGTCCGCATTCAGCATGATCTTCTTAAGCGCTTCATAATAGGAAGCATCCGGGTCCTCAAGCCTGATAGCAGAAAGCTCTTCACCCTTTAATCCCACAATTGGTGAACGCAAGACAGACGCAAGGGGAATATCTTGAAAAGGGTTGTCGATGACATTTAGAAGGGCCATCATAATGGAAACTTCAACGGCTTCAAAATAACCCGTTGTGAGCTCCGCGTAAGCCGGAATCCCTCTCTCCTTCAGCACATCCTGTATGACAGATGCCGTGCCTTTTGCCGAGCGTATCAAGATCACTATGTCTCGATAGTGTAAGACACGAGCATGGCCAACTGATTTATCAAATACTTTGAACTCTTGGTCAATCAAATTTTCAATCTGTGTCGCGATTAAGTGGGCCTCAAGCTCCATTTTTTGAGCGGATTCGATTGTTTCTGCCCCTTCCTCATCCTCTTCACCCGCACTGCTTGCCTGGTCGATTAAATGAAGTTCTACAGAATGGGAAGTATCATCATAATCCCTGGAACCAAATTTTAATGCCGCCCGATCGTCATACTCAATTTCACCAACCGTTTCGTCCATGATTTGTGAAAAGATATAGTTGGTCCCATTTAGAACCTCTTTTCGGCTGCGGAAGTTTTGCGATAAGTCAATTCGTCTGCCTTGTGCATGACCCTCATCATCTGTCGAACTCGAAAACGTCTTATATTTTTCTAAAAAGAGCGAGGGTTCAGCTAAACGGAACCGGTAAATGCTTTGCTTCACATCACCGACCATGAATCGATTTCCGCCATGAGAAACGTGCCACAGCACGGTCTCTTGCACCTGATTCGTGTCTTGATATTCATCAATCAACACTTCATCAAATTGATTCCGATAAAGCATCGCCACTTCGGACGGTTTCTCAACACCAGGTAAGCTTTCTTCATCTCTTAATAATCTCAAGCAATCATGCTCCAGATCACTGAAGTCAAGAAGTCCCCGCTCACGTTTTACCTGACGAAACTGATCGCGAAATTCTTTAACAAGTCTGACAAGTAGACTGACATACGGTGCTGCTTCATTTATATCTTTTAAATAATCTTCAGGCGACTGCATAAAACAAGTCTCTTTCAAATCCTGAACCCCATCTTTTACCTCTTTACGGATCGCTTGGACCTGCTTCTTTAACGATTCATCGTAATCGGCCCCACGAGCTTGCTTCAAAGTCTTAAAAGAAATCTCTGCAAAAGCAGTCGCTAACTGTGACCAGGGACCAAGGCTTGCTTCCAATAACCGGCTTATCAGCAACCGGTCCTGCTCAAGGGTTTCTAGATAAGGGGCTGGTCCGCCAGGCTCTTGTGCAAGCTCCTCTGCTACATTTAATGCACTGATCAAGCCGTCTAACTTTTCCTTAATCGAAGCCTTTAGACTCGGAATCCAATGGACGTCATCCAACGTCTGACTTTCGGAAACAGCATAATGCTCGGCCAATTCGTCTAACCAGAGATCCGGCCAAGGGTGACTCTGAGAGAACTCATAAAGTTGAAGAACGAACTTAAACAAGTCCCGGTCACTTCGATCATCTGAGTAACGGTCGACAAGGGCATAAAAGAGGTCCTGCTCCTCTGGCGATCCATAATACGTCTCGAAAAGACTTTCCAAAACCTCTTCCCGCAGCAATTCAGCTTCCGTTTGCTCAGCGATCCGAAAAGCAGGGTCCAGATCAAGTTTATAATAATACTTGCGAATAACAGATTGACAAAAGGCGTGGAAGGTCATGATATGGGCTTTACCTAAAAGAACTAATTGTTCTCTTAAACGTGGATTATTTGGATCCGCGCTCAAGGCTTTTTCAAGCGCCTGACCAATCCTTCCTCTCATTTCTGCTGCAGCTGCATTCGTAAAGGTCACAATTAACAATCGGTCGACATCAATAGGCTCTTTTGCGTCTGTGAGGCGTTTAATGATGCGTTCAACCAAAACGGCTGTTTTACCTGATCCCGCTGCTGCAGCGACTAGGATGTCTTGTCCCTTTTCAACAATGGCTTCCCATTGGTCATCCGTCCACTGGCTTTTCTTTGGTTTTGGTAGAATCGATGCCGTCATTTGAACATTCCCCTCTTTCTTCCATCTGTCTGATTGCCCTATTTTCTAATGAGAGATCCCAAGCG
This region includes:
- a CDS encoding NAD-dependent succinate-semialdehyde dehydrogenase, which translates into the protein MYDYLNYIGGKWTGEGLEKIIVKNPATGEKVGTVPIAGEKETEQAIEAAHQAFADWSKRTAEERGNILKRFFELMLEYEDELAKLMTEENGKPYKEAMGEVRYAASFVEWFAEEGKRIYGRIVPGKSENHRIRVIKQPVGVVGAITPWNFPAAMITRKLAPALAAGCTFIVKPPEQTPLTAMRLAELAEQAGIPEGVFNVVCGNPEAISKAFMKDSRVRKITFTGSTEVGRLLMKQGAEQIKKMSLELGGHAPVIICDDADLNKAVDMAIASKFRNSGQTCVCANRFYVQSGIYEAFVDRFSKKVAQLKLGNGLEEGVEVGPLIDQSGYEKVERQVKEAIEKGATCVVGGKGIADDEKETYFFEPTVLAGVTADMEVMHIETFGPVAPIQKYETDEEAIRLANDTPFGLAAYVFTENVSRGTRLTEALDYGIVGWNDGVPSTAQAPFGGTKQSGLGREGGIEGIEEYLEVKYISLSI
- the addA gene encoding helicase-exonuclease AddAB subunit AddA, giving the protein MTASILPKPKKSQWTDDQWEAIVEKGQDILVAAAAGSGKTAVLVERIIKRLTDAKEPIDVDRLLIVTFTNAAAAEMRGRIGQALEKALSADPNNPRLREQLVLLGKAHIMTFHAFCQSVIRKYYYKLDLDPAFRIAEQTEAELLREEVLESLFETYYGSPEEQDLFYALVDRYSDDRSDRDLFKFVLQLYEFSQSHPWPDLWLDELAEHYAVSESQTLDDVHWIPSLKASIKEKLDGLISALNVAEELAQEPGGPAPYLETLEQDRLLISRLLEASLGPWSQLATAFAEISFKTLKQARGADYDESLKKQVQAIRKEVKDGVQDLKETCFMQSPEDYLKDINEAAPYVSLLVRLVKEFRDQFRQVKRERGLLDFSDLEHDCLRLLRDEESLPGVEKPSEVAMLYRNQFDEVLIDEYQDTNQVQETVLWHVSHGGNRFMVGDVKQSIYRFRLAEPSLFLEKYKTFSSSTDDEGHAQGRRIDLSQNFRSRKEVLNGTNYIFSQIMDETVGEIEYDDRAALKFGSRDYDDTSHSVELHLIDQASSAGEEDEEGAETIESAQKMELEAHLIATQIENLIDQEFKVFDKSVGHARVLHYRDIVILIRSAKGTASVIQDVLKERGIPAYAELTTGYFEAVEVSIMMALLNVIDNPFQDIPLASVLRSPIVGLKGEELSAIRLEDPDASYYEALKKIMLNADHPLYSKLNDFYTHLQTWRNQARQGALADLIWSIYRTTGYYDYVAGLAGGEQRQANLKALYDRARQYEQTTFRGLFRFLRFIERLQERGSDLGEARALSEQEDVVRIMTIHKSKGLEFPVVFVAGMNKQFNKRDVYGKTLLHKSLGFGTKFVDPEARYTLPTLAHSAIKQQIERETIAEEMRVLYVALTRAREKLMLVGTVPDAEKALQKWRLSALERGWVLPAYYRSRGNRYLDWVGPAVLRHSTAKLFHDVSGYSPRLDSPVSTHPSSWSCFLHPANTVIRQTDKVIESREKEVRLSKWLPVDLDSSDWEEEVTRRLEWSYPNLAATMQMSKLTVTEIKRQQDQFSEGAGEQLIRQFRRPIGDRPAFLSKQESTAAELGTLTHRFMQLVTLRPGLTIEELEKERARMVRDELILEEEASRLLLEEVAAFFQSDVGERLVASNKIIREQPFSLKLPIEDIQPDWTGDVESIMVQGVIDCLFLDESGWNLLDYKTDRLAGRFQTEQETVEHLQTRYHVPMTLYRQAIERIWKQPVQEVGLWFFDGARYVRLENEC